A genomic window from Helicobacter suis HS1 includes:
- a CDS encoding YggT family protein, giving the protein MVVNTFLNAIATILHALLNLYLWIIIIASLISFLRPDPSNVLVQILYRLTEPVLLKMRQMMPFLLFNGIDLSPLAVIIILEFLDMTLVRLLFMYAQG; this is encoded by the coding sequence ATGGTTGTTAACACTTTTTTAAATGCTATTGCCACTATTTTACATGCCTTGCTTAATCTTTATCTTTGGATTATTATTATTGCCTCTTTGATTAGTTTTTTAAGACCCGATCCATCTAATGTTTTGGTACAAATCCTTTATCGTCTCACAGAGCCTGTTTTATTGAAGATGCGCCAGATGATGCCCTTCTTGCTTTTTAATGGAATCGATCTCTCCCCTCTAGCCGTGATCATCATCTTGGAGTTTTTAGACATGACATTAGTACGGCTTTTGTTTATGTACGCTCAAGGTTAA
- the murA gene encoding UDP-N-acetylglucosamine 1-carboxyvinyltransferase, whose product MDYLEIKGREILSGSIAISGAKNAALPILASTLLGKASVCISGLPQVSDVRALVDLLVYLGAQVEWQNTHDLKINTEKITRFRAPYDMVRKMRASILVLGPLLARFRTCEVSLPGGCAIGARPVDLHLKALAKMGADIHIDGGYIIAKAKHGLQGCDIIFDKITVTGTENVVMAASLARAESRIINAAKEPEVVQLCEFLQAGGVEIEGIGSSELYIRGSNQEALNLDPIHIMPDRIECGTYLCAAAITNSTLSLTNTNASHLETILSKLNEIGFRIDIKENAQNHMLTIHKADQRRAFNLTTTEYPGFPTDLQAQFMALATQCEGSSLIEERLFENRFMHVSELQRMGAQISLKGCLAQIKGSCALVGADVMATDLRASSALVLAALVATGKSRVHRIYHLDRGYECLEVKMNALGAKIKRLKESM is encoded by the coding sequence GTGGATTATTTAGAAATTAAGGGTAGAGAAATTCTAAGCGGGAGCATTGCTATCTCGGGTGCTAAAAATGCCGCTTTACCTATTTTGGCTAGTACTCTTCTAGGTAAGGCTAGCGTGTGCATTAGTGGTTTGCCCCAAGTAAGCGATGTGCGGGCTTTAGTTGATCTTTTAGTGTACTTAGGCGCGCAGGTGGAGTGGCAAAATACGCATGATCTTAAGATCAATACAGAGAAAATCACGCGCTTTAGAGCCCCTTATGATATGGTGCGTAAAATGCGCGCCTCTATTCTAGTTTTAGGGCCCCTACTTGCGCGTTTTAGAACATGTGAGGTGAGTTTACCGGGTGGTTGTGCGATCGGGGCTAGACCTGTGGATTTGCATTTAAAAGCTTTAGCAAAAATGGGGGCTGATATTCATATTGATGGGGGTTATATTATCGCTAAGGCCAAACACGGGCTACAAGGCTGTGATATTATTTTTGATAAGATCACCGTAACGGGTACAGAAAATGTAGTCATGGCTGCTAGTTTAGCGCGCGCAGAGAGTCGAATCATCAATGCGGCCAAAGAGCCGGAAGTGGTGCAATTATGCGAATTTTTACAAGCTGGGGGTGTAGAAATTGAGGGGATTGGTAGTAGCGAATTATATATCCGTGGCAGCAATCAAGAGGCGCTAAATTTAGATCCCATTCATATCATGCCAGATCGCATTGAATGCGGGACTTATTTATGCGCAGCAGCTATTACTAACTCCACTCTTTCTTTGACAAACACCAATGCTTCCCATTTAGAGACAATTTTAAGTAAACTCAATGAAATTGGTTTTCGTATTGATATTAAAGAAAATGCACAGAACCATATGCTTACGATCCACAAAGCAGATCAAAGACGCGCCTTTAATCTCACCACAACCGAATACCCGGGTTTTCCTACCGATTTACAAGCCCAGTTTATGGCTTTGGCTACCCAGTGTGAGGGCAGTAGTCTGATTGAGGAAAGATTATTTGAAAACCGCTTCATGCATGTGAGTGAATTACAGCGCATGGGTGCACAAATTAGTTTAAAGGGTTGTTTAGCCCAAATCAAGGGAAGTTGTGCTTTGGTGGGTGCAGATGTAATGGCTACAGATTTGCGGGCTTCCTCAGCTTTAGTTTTAGCTGCTTTGGTTGCTACTGGTAAAAGTAGAGTACACCGTATTTATCACTTAGATCG
- the gltX gene encoding glutamate--tRNA ligase, producing MLRFAPSPTGSMHIGNLRVALLNFLVAKRLKLPLMVRIEDTDLERNIPGKDQEILEILEKVGITWNELIYQSANLPTHLSYAEKLLQNQEAFYCYCTPAFLEAKKAEALKAKKPFRYEDHWALLEKESNPNPVVRLKGSTQEMQFTDTIKGSIRFNAHELDSFVILRSNQTPTYNFACACDDFTYGISYIIRGEDHVSNTPKQMLIQQALSRVLNLPYKPTTYAHLPIILNEEDGKKMSKRVESSSVQWLLKQGFLPASIANYLISLGYKPPKEVFDLSEATTWFVLENVSASSAKFSLPYLRHLNHKRLQNLSLEQLAKVLQIEPFKAPLAQLFLEESSTLVELHSKLQAMFAPKDISKDYEGQNFYDQCLLLYNTLKTMPVCTDFSNFKQIAMQKSQLRGKDFFKPLRILLTGQSHGLELATLYPHVYPFLDQILTLATDHGC from the coding sequence ATGTTACGCTTTGCCCCCTCTCCAACGGGAAGTATGCATATTGGAAATTTGCGCGTGGCTTTGCTTAATTTTCTAGTAGCTAAGCGCCTTAAACTCCCTCTGATGGTGCGCATTGAAGACACCGATTTAGAACGCAATATTCCGGGTAAAGATCAAGAAATCTTAGAGATTTTAGAAAAAGTAGGCATTACTTGGAATGAATTGATCTATCAAAGCGCAAATTTACCCACCCATTTATCCTATGCAGAAAAACTTTTGCAAAATCAAGAAGCCTTTTATTGCTATTGTACCCCTGCCTTTTTAGAGGCCAAAAAAGCAGAAGCTCTAAAGGCTAAAAAACCCTTTCGCTATGAAGATCACTGGGCACTCTTAGAAAAAGAGAGTAACCCTAATCCTGTTGTGCGTTTAAAAGGAAGCACGCAAGAAATGCAGTTTACAGACACAATCAAGGGTAGCATTCGTTTTAACGCCCATGAACTGGATAGTTTTGTGATTTTGCGCTCTAATCAAACCCCTACTTATAACTTTGCCTGTGCCTGCGATGATTTTACCTATGGCATTAGTTATATTATCCGCGGCGAAGATCATGTAAGCAACACCCCTAAACAAATGCTTATCCAACAAGCTCTTTCCCGCGTACTTAATTTGCCCTATAAACCCACCACCTACGCACACCTACCCATTATCTTAAATGAAGAAGATGGAAAAAAGATGAGTAAGCGAGTTGAGTCTTCTAGTGTGCAGTGGTTACTCAAACAAGGGTTTTTACCCGCTAGCATTGCTAATTATTTGATCTCTTTAGGGTATAAGCCTCCAAAAGAGGTTTTTGATTTATCTGAGGCAACTACTTGGTTTGTCTTAGAAAATGTGAGTGCCTCAAGCGCTAAATTTAGCCTCCCTTATTTGCGCCATCTCAACCATAAACGCCTCCAAAACCTTAGCCTAGAGCAGTTGGCTAAAGTTTTACAAATAGAACCCTTTAAAGCCCCATTAGCCCAGCTTTTCTTAGAAGAATCTAGCACCCTAGTAGAGCTACATAGCAAGTTACAAGCAATGTTTGCGCCTAAAGATATTTCTAAAGATTATGAGGGCCAAAATTTTTACGATCAATGTTTATTACTCTATAACACTTTAAAAACCATGCCAGTTTGTACAGATTTTAGCAATTTTAAACAGATAGCGATGCAAAAAAGCCAGCTTAGGGGGAAGGATTTTTTTAAACCCCTACGGATTTTACTCACCGGACAATCCCACGGCCTAGAGTTAGCCACACTTTATCCCCATGTATATCCTTTTTTAGATCAAATCCTCACTTTGGCTACAGATCATGGTTGTTAA
- the galU gene encoding UTP--glucose-1-phosphate uridylyltransferase GalU, whose protein sequence is MIKKCLFPAAGYGTRFLPATKAMPKEMLPIVNKPLIQYGVEEAVEAGCSSIAIVTGRGKRAIEDHFDISYELEHQINGTKKEQYLQSIRTLMQECKFSYTRQYEMKGLGHAIYTAQTLIGNEPFGVVLADDLCINSQGKGVLAQMVELYHKYQCCIVAIEEVSIEEVHKYGVILGREIAEGVYQVQDMVEKPKAEEAPSNLAVIGRYILTPDIFAILKHTKPGKNQEIQITDALLEQAQNKLVLAYKFKGKRYDCGNVEGFVKATNDFYHLYARDLNV, encoded by the coding sequence ATGATTAAAAAGTGCCTTTTTCCGGCAGCAGGCTATGGCACGCGTTTTTTACCTGCGACAAAAGCCATGCCTAAAGAAATGCTACCCATTGTCAATAAACCACTGATTCAATACGGTGTAGAGGAGGCTGTAGAAGCCGGGTGTTCTAGCATAGCCATTGTTACAGGGCGCGGTAAACGGGCTATTGAAGATCATTTTGATATTAGCTATGAATTAGAACACCAAATTAATGGTACGAAAAAGGAGCAATATTTACAGAGTATCCGCACACTAATGCAAGAATGCAAGTTTTCCTACACCCGCCAATACGAAATGAAAGGATTAGGGCATGCTATTTACACCGCCCAAACCCTTATTGGTAATGAACCTTTTGGGGTGGTGCTAGCCGATGATTTATGCATTAACTCTCAGGGTAAGGGAGTGCTAGCCCAAATGGTGGAGTTGTATCATAAATACCAATGTTGCATTGTGGCTATTGAGGAGGTGAGCATAGAAGAGGTGCATAAATACGGGGTGATCTTAGGGCGCGAAATAGCAGAGGGGGTTTATCAAGTACAAGACATGGTAGAAAAACCTAAAGCAGAGGAAGCCCCTAGCAATTTAGCCGTCATTGGCCGTTATATCCTAACCCCGGATATTTTTGCAATACTCAAACACACGAAGCCGGGCAAGAATCAAGAAATCCAGATCACCGATGCTCTTTTAGAACAAGCCCAAAATAAATTAGTACTAGCCTACAAATTTAAGGGTAAGCGTTATGATTGTGGGAATGTAGAGGGGTTTGTAAAAGCTACAAATGATTTTTATCATTTATACGCGCGTGATTTGAATGTATGA
- a CDS encoding lytic transglycosylase domain-containing protein — MRTWILGFLILLNALSAQDLTLNFLKSKPKGIARDFFIWVFLQDPTTTAEEAQEAYALVAYKNAKIQSLMYQKKALEPASKNPCQNLTLADLISKDSSCIVAGLSLSKIFSDAKQEANLPLLKALQRKLSAYPKYYMALEILCNPSNTQTLLKAGAANVAILYNALSYDQRQEFLDKPINPNILTFLANQNNATFNDILQRIILDARFLRFKQVLSQASITHSDSKTFFLLGINALLYHQEQKALSYFKFSEKSANSDFLHDRALFWQYLISKDRTYLKTLSHSLNPNLFSLYANLILKTPPKYHLVTSLDWLSHKQPYFDIQDPFAWQILKEKILAISDKNTFLRALKPLRTQKSQAHLAYFLSHYYNQQRHYFLTPYEHGIRWKSLQEKAMAYAIARQESLLLPALISRSYALGLMQIMPFNVAPFARQLGFNSISLTDMFNPNVSLLFGNYYINTLKEEFKHPLFVAYCYNGGPNFFRKLLKERHFFSQRRRFDPWLSMELIPYEETRLYGQKVMANYIIYQNIFKHRAHHPHFDIEGFFNATLQKEKP, encoded by the coding sequence TTGCGTACTTGGATTTTGGGATTTTTGATTCTACTAAATGCTTTAAGTGCCCAAGACCTTACTTTGAATTTTTTAAAGAGTAAACCCAAAGGCATTGCGCGCGATTTTTTTATCTGGGTTTTTTTACAAGACCCCACCACCACAGCCGAAGAAGCCCAAGAGGCTTACGCACTTGTGGCTTATAAAAACGCCAAAATTCAGAGTTTGATGTATCAAAAAAAGGCATTAGAACCTGCTAGTAAAAACCCATGCCAAAACCTTACTCTAGCCGATTTAATCTCTAAAGATAGTTCTTGTATTGTTGCTGGCTTGTCTCTTTCTAAAATATTTAGTGATGCCAAACAAGAGGCTAATCTCCCACTCCTTAAAGCTTTGCAACGCAAACTAAGTGCTTATCCTAAATACTACATGGCATTAGAAATTTTATGCAACCCCTCCAATACGCAAACTCTTCTTAAAGCCGGAGCGGCCAATGTGGCTATTTTATATAACGCTCTTTCCTACGATCAAAGACAAGAATTTTTAGATAAGCCCATTAATCCAAATATCTTAACTTTTCTAGCTAATCAAAATAACGCCACCTTTAATGATATTTTACAGCGCATTATTTTAGATGCCCGGTTCTTACGCTTTAAACAAGTTTTAAGCCAAGCCTCTATCACCCATTCAGATTCTAAAACCTTTTTTCTTTTAGGAATCAACGCCCTTTTATACCACCAAGAACAAAAAGCCCTCAGTTATTTTAAATTCTCAGAAAAAAGCGCTAACTCTGATTTTTTACACGACAGGGCGCTATTTTGGCAGTATCTTATTAGTAAAGATCGTACCTATTTAAAAACCCTAAGCCATAGTTTAAACCCCAATCTTTTTAGTCTTTATGCTAATTTAATCCTTAAAACCCCCCCTAAATACCATTTGGTTACCTCTTTAGATTGGCTAAGCCATAAACAACCTTATTTTGACATACAAGACCCCTTTGCATGGCAAATTTTAAAAGAAAAGATTCTGGCTATTAGTGATAAAAATACTTTTTTAAGAGCGCTTAAACCTTTACGGACACAAAAAAGTCAAGCCCATCTAGCCTATTTTTTAAGCCACTACTATAACCAGCAACGGCATTACTTTTTAACCCCCTATGAACATGGTATCCGCTGGAAAAGTTTGCAAGAAAAGGCTATGGCTTATGCTATTGCTAGACAAGAAAGTTTGCTTCTACCTGCTTTAATTTCTCGCTCCTATGCTTTAGGCTTAATGCAAATCATGCCTTTTAATGTCGCTCCCTTTGCGCGCCAATTAGGGTTTAACTCTATCAGCCTTACTGACATGTTTAACCCCAATGTTTCTTTACTCTTTGGTAATTACTACATCAACACACTTAAAGAGGAATTTAAACACCCTCTCTTTGTGGCTTATTGCTATAACGGAGGGCCTAATTTTTTTAGAAAACTCCTTAAAGAGCGACATTTTTTTAGCCAAAGGCGTAGATTTGATCCATGGCTTAGCATGGAACTTATTCCTTATGAAGAAACCCGTCTTTATGGCCAAAAGGTCATGGCCAATTACATTATCTATCAGAATATTTTTAAACATCGCGCCCACCACCCCCATTTTGATATAGAGGGTTTTTTTAACGCGACTTTACAAAAGGAGAAACCATGA